In a single window of the Chloroflexota bacterium genome:
- a CDS encoding MFS transporter — translation MRSRQVRASLLEIRVFGIELGSIGWLLAMSTMLFVLLFPFSSYVAALPIIQEEWSLNNTQAGAIFSAYLAGFAVSALVVVPLTDRLGSKRVFVASTSISVVANVLFPLVANDAITASILRALAGLGLVGVYNPGMRIVAERFAHRGRGFAVGTFVTFFYASNSVSLTLTGILLAWFEWRDAYLIMSAASGASVVMAFLVLRNHKSQSVSGSTGRLDISVLKNKAARIYITGYSLHAAELYIVRVWLPALLAAALIARGEDELNAAVGAATIGGLAMASGAIGPVMGGTMSDRFGRAASASVIFVLSGVCAVAVGWMVGLPLPLIIGVSIVLGWAIAADSAIYSTAVTEVAEPTRLGSTMAVHSFVGFMGGVVGPVLAGAVLDVSPESLKWGLTFSATGLLAIVAIIAMRGMWRLPTMPSPGSSSD, via the coding sequence GTGCGATCACGACAGGTGCGGGCTTCGCTGCTTGAAATCCGCGTATTCGGCATAGAACTAGGAAGCATCGGCTGGCTGCTCGCCATGTCCACGATGTTGTTCGTGCTGCTCTTCCCCTTTTCCAGCTATGTCGCCGCGCTGCCCATCATTCAAGAGGAGTGGAGCCTCAACAACACGCAAGCAGGCGCGATATTTTCCGCATATCTGGCCGGATTCGCAGTGTCCGCGCTGGTCGTGGTACCGCTGACGGACAGACTCGGCTCAAAGCGCGTGTTCGTCGCGTCCACATCGATCTCAGTCGTCGCGAATGTGTTGTTCCCGCTGGTCGCCAACGACGCAATTACCGCATCAATACTTCGCGCACTCGCGGGGCTTGGCCTGGTCGGCGTGTACAATCCCGGCATGCGCATAGTCGCAGAGCGGTTCGCCCATAGAGGTCGAGGCTTCGCAGTCGGCACATTCGTAACATTCTTCTACGCGTCCAACAGCGTATCGCTCACGCTGACCGGCATATTGCTGGCGTGGTTCGAATGGCGAGACGCTTACCTGATAATGTCAGCTGCAAGCGGCGCGAGCGTGGTCATGGCGTTTCTCGTGCTGCGCAATCACAAGTCACAGTCGGTGAGCGGTTCAACCGGCAGGCTGGACATATCCGTGCTCAAGAACAAGGCGGCGCGGATATACATCACGGGTTATTCGTTGCACGCGGCGGAGCTGTACATCGTGCGCGTCTGGCTGCCCGCGCTCTTGGCAGCGGCTCTCATCGCGCGCGGCGAGGACGAACTGAACGCAGCAGTAGGTGCCGCGACTATCGGCGGACTCGCAATGGCAAGCGGTGCAATCGGGCCTGTGATGGGCGGCACGATGTCCGATCGATTCGGCAGAGCGGCGTCCGCGTCCGTGATTTTCGTGCTGAGCGGCGTGTGCGCGGTGGCGGTCGGCTGGATGGTAGGTCTGCCCTTGCCGCTGATAATCGGCGTATCGATAGTATTAGGCTGGGCGATTGCCGCGGACTCGGCGATCTATTCGACGGCAGTAACCGAAGTTGCAGAACCGACGCGGCTAGGCTCTACAATGGCAGTGCATTCCTTCGTCGGTTTCATGGGCGGCGTCGTGGGACCGGTGCTCGCGGGAGCGGTGCTAGATGTGTCGCCCGAATCTTTGAAGTGGGGGCTGACTTTCTCTGCCACAGGCTTGCTCGCGATCGTGGCGATTATCGCAATGCGCGGTATGTGGCGATTGCCGACAATGCCTTCGCCAGGGTCCTCCTCAGACTAG
- a CDS encoding CCA tRNA nucleotidyltransferase: MSNIANILEAQLDTISLRQLSAIGAVAYSHGVEAYLVGGAVRDALLGLPVHDIDITVVRLTSFIAQNMADALGGVVVARSQFNTFAVEESGRRLDLAMARQETYQQPGALPTVSPGTLRQELERRDFAVNAMAVSLDAESWGELHDPLHGMDDLRDGVIRVLRDDSFADDATRILRAARYAVRLGFRLDANTEQLAMRDTAYIGTISGARLRDEFLRTLRENRVVSILEMLHSLGALQAINRGITLDASTLEALRRAAAGDYADKPALLLSILAYDLAVADKAAFIQRLRLPSRLAQIMTDTGLAKSRLRHDSSIDVFSRSEIYARLNTLHETAILGCSLREENGIVGRRLTLYQDELRHIKPVLNGDDLVALGVPQGPRIGELLHDLLEARLDGQVKTRQDEIDFIQSCLSCPTYPSC, translated from the coding sequence GTGTCGAACATCGCCAATATACTGGAGGCGCAGCTTGACACAATCTCGCTGCGCCAATTGTCTGCCATAGGGGCGGTCGCTTATTCGCACGGTGTCGAAGCCTACCTCGTCGGCGGAGCGGTCCGCGATGCGCTGCTGGGATTGCCCGTCCACGACATCGACATCACTGTCGTACGATTGACTTCATTTATTGCGCAGAACATGGCAGACGCACTAGGCGGTGTGGTCGTCGCCCGGTCGCAATTCAACACATTCGCTGTTGAAGAATCCGGCAGGCGCCTAGACTTAGCGATGGCGCGCCAGGAGACATATCAGCAGCCGGGTGCGCTGCCCACCGTATCGCCCGGCACATTGCGCCAAGAATTAGAGCGGCGCGACTTCGCCGTCAATGCGATGGCGGTCTCGCTGGACGCGGAAAGTTGGGGCGAACTGCACGATCCGCTGCACGGCATGGATGACCTACGGGATGGTGTCATCCGCGTGCTGCGCGATGACAGTTTTGCGGACGACGCCACGCGCATATTAAGGGCGGCACGTTATGCTGTGCGGCTCGGCTTCAGGCTCGACGCAAATACCGAGCAGCTTGCAATGCGGGACACCGCATATATAGGCACGATTTCCGGCGCGAGACTGCGCGACGAATTCCTGCGAACGCTGCGTGAGAACAGGGTAGTATCGATACTCGAAATGCTGCACAGTCTCGGTGCGTTGCAAGCCATCAATCGCGGCATAACGCTCGACGCCAGCACCCTGGAAGCCCTGCGCCGCGCCGCCGCCGGCGACTATGCCGACAAGCCCGCGCTGCTGTTGTCCATTCTCGCTTATGACCTTGCCGTTGCCGACAAAGCCGCCTTCATTCAGCGACTGCGCTTGCCCTCACGCTTGGCACAGATAATGACAGACACCGGCTTGGCAAAATCCCGCCTCCGGCACGACTCATCGATCGATGTGTTCAGCCGCAGCGAGATTTACGCGCGGCTGAACACGCTGCACGAGACGGCGATACTAGGCTGCTCTCTGCGCGAAGAGAACGGCATTGTTGGGCGTCGACTGACGCTCTATCAGGACGAGCTGCGACATATCAAGCCTGTCCTGAACGGCGACGACCTAGTCGCGCTTGGCGTACCCCAGGGTCCCCGTATCGGCGAACTGCTTCACGACCTGCTGGAAGCCCGCCTAGACGGACAGGTGAAGACGCGCCAAGACGAGATAGACTTCATCCAATCCTGTCTATCCTGCCCAACATACCCATCGTGCTAA
- the mftG gene encoding mycofactocin system GMC family oxidoreductase MftG, which yields MKYDYIIIGAGSAGSVLATRITESTDRSVLLLEAGPDYVDIEHLPDSVKQGNNPWHSAYGPDAHSWNYEASATPGREPFIVPRGKVTGGSSAINGQVFFRGIPEDYDEWAELGNGEWSFVNCLPYFNKSETDLTFGGDDFHGSDGPIPVRRYEREDVNPSAKAFWAACVNAGFPETMDQNHPESTGVGPRPLNNIDGVRMSTALTYLSQVRHKLNLTIRGNVMVHRILFEGKRAVGVQAESGGEAFSVYADEIILSGGAINSPQTLMLSGIGPVEHIKEVGIEPLHDLPGVGQNLRDHPSTFIPYSTTLELADINTPSIQVGMRYTTPNSIHRNDMQMSPILLTSEHRPSNVQLTDDGTFTGFSVALQKAVTAGTLRLASADPNQQPLLDYNYLSDAWDKERMRGAVRQCVEIAQSPEYADILVERLTPSDEELQDDDTLDAWLLANVGTQHHSSGTCKMGPASDDMAVVDQYCRVYGIDGLRVVDASVMPDVVRANTNATTIMIAERVAQWIIDES from the coding sequence GTGAAGTACGATTACATCATCATCGGCGCGGGCTCGGCGGGTTCGGTCTTGGCGACTCGCATTACTGAGAGCACCGACCGCTCGGTATTGTTGTTGGAGGCGGGTCCGGACTATGTGGATATTGAACACCTGCCGGACAGCGTCAAGCAAGGTAACAATCCATGGCATTCAGCCTACGGCCCGGACGCGCACAGCTGGAACTACGAAGCGAGCGCGACGCCGGGGCGCGAACCGTTCATCGTGCCGCGCGGCAAGGTTACGGGCGGCTCAAGCGCGATTAACGGGCAAGTGTTCTTTCGCGGCATCCCGGAAGACTATGACGAGTGGGCGGAACTCGGCAATGGCGAATGGTCCTTTGTGAACTGCTTGCCCTACTTCAACAAGAGTGAAACCGACCTGACATTTGGCGGGGACGACTTTCACGGCTCTGACGGACCGATACCCGTCAGGCGATATGAGCGCGAAGATGTGAACCCAAGCGCAAAGGCGTTCTGGGCGGCATGCGTCAATGCGGGCTTCCCTGAGACGATGGACCAGAATCACCCGGAATCTACCGGGGTCGGTCCGCGTCCGCTCAACAACATCGACGGTGTGCGGATGAGCACGGCGCTGACATATCTGTCGCAGGTGCGGCACAAGCTCAATCTGACGATTCGCGGCAATGTGATGGTTCATCGGATACTCTTCGAGGGCAAGCGCGCGGTGGGCGTGCAAGCCGAAAGCGGCGGCGAGGCGTTCAGCGTGTACGCTGACGAAATTATACTGAGCGGCGGTGCGATAAACTCGCCGCAGACGCTGATGTTGTCGGGAATAGGCCCCGTCGAGCACATCAAAGAGGTGGGCATAGAACCCCTGCATGACCTGCCCGGCGTGGGACAGAACCTGCGTGATCATCCCTCCACATTCATCCCTTATAGCACCACATTGGAACTGGCGGACATCAACACGCCGTCCATTCAGGTTGGGATGCGCTACACAACGCCGAACTCCATACATCGGAACGATATGCAAATGTCTCCCATCCTCTTGACAAGCGAACACAGACCATCGAATGTGCAACTCACTGATGATGGCACATTCACCGGCTTTAGCGTAGCGCTGCAAAAAGCGGTAACGGCAGGGACGCTACGGCTCGCGTCGGCAGACCCCAATCAGCAGCCGCTGCTGGACTACAACTACCTGAGCGACGCATGGGACAAGGAGCGCATGCGCGGCGCGGTGCGGCAGTGCGTTGAAATCGCCCAAAGTCCTGAGTACGCGGACATACTCGTAGAACGCCTGACACCTTCCGACGAAGAGCTGCAAGACGACGACACGCTCGACGCATGGCTGCTGGCAAATGTCGGCACGCAGCATCACTCATCCGGCACCTGCAAGATGGGTCCTGCGTCCGATGATATGGCGGTGGTGGACCAATACTGCCGTGTATATGGCATCGACGGGCTGCGTGTGGTGGATGCGTCTGTCATGCCCGATGTAGTGCGCGCCAACACGAACGCCACGACAATCATGATCGCAGAGCGAGTCGCACAATGGATTATCGACGAGAGCTGA
- a CDS encoding TIGR03668 family PPOX class F420-dependent oxidoreductase — translation MFSQEVSDFVANRRVARLATADAGGAPYAVPICFAFDGARIYSAIDLKPKRVGGRALKRIRNILENPQVAIVIDDYSEDWSELAYVMIRGRADIISEEGEERERAEKLLRKKYPQYEVMLQPGCAIIRIAPERVVSWGAIQRARISRD, via the coding sequence ATGTTCTCACAGGAAGTTTCGGATTTTGTAGCAAACCGTCGTGTCGCCCGCCTCGCAACTGCGGATGCGGGCGGCGCGCCGTACGCTGTGCCGATTTGCTTTGCATTCGACGGCGCCCGCATCTATTCAGCGATCGACCTGAAACCAAAGCGTGTGGGCGGCAGGGCGCTCAAGCGCATTCGCAACATCCTGGAAAACCCTCAAGTCGCCATCGTCATAGACGACTACTCGGAAGATTGGAGCGAACTCGCGTATGTGATGATACGCGGCAGGGCGGATATAATCAGCGAAGAGGGCGAAGAACGCGAGCGAGCGGAGAAGCTGCTAAGGAAGAAATATCCGCAGTACGAGGTAATGCTGCAACCCGGCTGTGCCATCATCCGCATAGCGCCGGAGCGGGTAGTGAGTTGGGGCGCAATACAACGAGCGCGAATTTCAAGAGACTGA
- a CDS encoding NUDIX domain-containing protein — MPGEFNFCNRCGAPLSERFIEGRMRPQCDNCGNIIFLDPKVAAVAIVVDGDGLVMVKRGVEPEYGKWAFPSGYVDRGEVVEAAAVREVKEETGLDVALDRLIGVYSLDGYPVVLVVYSAHIVGGAVAIGHDALDVRTFPLDDLPPLPFPNDYRMLRDWQGNS, encoded by the coding sequence ATGCCGGGCGAGTTCAACTTCTGTAATAGGTGTGGCGCGCCGTTGTCGGAGCGCTTCATCGAAGGGCGAATGCGGCCGCAATGCGACAACTGCGGCAATATCATCTTCCTGGACCCGAAAGTCGCTGCGGTGGCGATAGTGGTGGACGGCGACGGGCTTGTGATGGTCAAGCGCGGTGTCGAGCCGGAGTATGGCAAATGGGCGTTCCCATCCGGCTATGTCGATAGAGGCGAGGTCGTGGAAGCGGCGGCAGTACGCGAAGTAAAGGAAGAGACCGGGCTGGATGTCGCGCTGGACAGGCTCATCGGTGTGTACTCGCTGGATGGCTACCCAGTCGTGCTGGTCGTGTATTCGGCGCATATCGTTGGCGGCGCGGTGGCAATCGGGCACGACGCGCTCGACGTGCGCACATTCCCTCTTGACGACCTGCCGCCATTGCCATTCCCAAACGACTACCGGATGCTGCGGGATTGGCAGGGCAACAGTTAA
- a CDS encoding class II fumarate hydratase, with product MSEQKYRSERDSMGEFQVPAEAYYGANTMRAVLNFPISDLRFPRSFIGALGLVKQTAAQVNAELGLLEDALADGITQAAQEVMDGDLDDQFVVDIFQTGSGTSTNMNVNEVISNRAIELMGGVIGSRSPVHPNDHVNIGQSSNDVIPTAIHLSALLTIHDDLIPAMQQLQEGLEQKAEEFMPVIKTGRTHLQDATPVRLGQEFRGYAGQIERGIERLRHAERELGEVALGGTAVGTGVNTHPDFAGRVCARLSDMLGVEVRETTNHFQSQSTLDNVVEASGSLKTVAVSLMKICNDIRWLGSGPRGGIGEIELPEVQPGSSIMPGKVNPVIPESVCQVAAHVIGNDAAIAVGGQSGNFEINVMMPVCAYNLLQSIDLLAAAARNLDEQCIRGLKATSAGPDMVERGLAIVTTLVPHIGYDASAAIAKEAQATGKTVKEVAIEMTDLSSEELDDTLDPSGMTEPGLSAGGVSVG from the coding sequence GTGTCAGAGCAGAAATATCGAAGTGAACGGGACTCTATGGGCGAGTTTCAGGTACCGGCGGAGGCATACTACGGCGCGAACACGATGCGCGCGGTGCTGAATTTCCCCATCAGCGACCTGCGATTTCCGCGCTCGTTCATCGGCGCGCTTGGCTTAGTCAAGCAGACCGCGGCGCAAGTGAACGCCGAACTAGGTTTGTTGGAGGACGCACTTGCCGATGGCATTACGCAGGCTGCGCAGGAAGTCATGGACGGCGACTTGGATGATCAGTTCGTGGTGGACATATTTCAGACCGGCAGCGGCACATCCACGAACATGAACGTGAACGAAGTCATTTCGAACCGCGCCATCGAGCTGATGGGCGGGGTAATCGGCTCGCGCTCGCCCGTTCACCCCAACGACCATGTGAACATCGGACAGTCGTCTAACGATGTGATACCGACAGCAATACACCTCTCTGCGCTGCTTACTATCCACGACGACCTCATCCCCGCGATGCAGCAATTGCAGGAAGGGCTGGAGCAGAAAGCAGAAGAGTTCATGCCCGTGATAAAGACGGGCCGCACACACCTGCAAGACGCCACTCCCGTTCGCCTAGGGCAGGAATTCCGCGGATACGCCGGGCAGATAGAGCGCGGCATCGAACGGCTGCGTCACGCCGAACGGGAGTTGGGCGAAGTCGCGCTAGGTGGTACCGCAGTTGGCACGGGCGTCAACACGCATCCGGATTTCGCCGGTCGTGTGTGCGCTCGGTTGTCGGATATGCTGGGCGTGGAAGTGCGCGAGACGACGAATCACTTCCAGTCGCAGAGCACGCTGGACAATGTGGTGGAAGCGAGCGGTTCGTTGAAGACGGTCGCCGTCAGCCTGATGAAAATCTGCAATGACATTCGCTGGCTTGGCTCAGGTCCGCGCGGCGGCATCGGCGAGATTGAACTGCCCGAAGTGCAGCCGGGAAGCTCGATTATGCCTGGCAAAGTGAACCCTGTGATACCGGAATCCGTGTGTCAGGTGGCGGCGCATGTAATCGGCAACGACGCGGCAATCGCCGTGGGCGGGCAGTCCGGCAATTTCGAGATAAATGTGATGATGCCGGTCTGCGCTTACAATCTGCTGCAGTCTATAGACTTGCTCGCGGCGGCAGCGCGAAACCTCGACGAGCAGTGCATTCGCGGCTTGAAGGCGACCAGCGCAGGACCTGACATGGTTGAGCGCGGACTCGCCATCGTGACCACGCTCGTGCCGCACATCGGCTACGACGCATCCGCCGCTATCGCCAAAGAAGCGCAGGCAACCGGCAAGACCGTCAAGGAAGTCGCCATCGAAATGACCGACCTATCCTCCGAGGAACTAGACGACACCCTAGACCCAAGCGGCATGACCGAACCAGGCCTATCCGCAGGCGGCGTGTCTGTGGGGTAG
- a CDS encoding DUF4177 domain-containing protein: protein MKIYFCPECGAYDFGDGIVCADCNEPIPNDSWADVSADELAELDFAEEYELPPGLPSWEYEVIRLESIAEDDKQNYALQLLNSMGDKGWELVSIEAPPGQGTTRFGVFKRAWLDYF, encoded by the coding sequence ATGAAGATTTACTTCTGCCCTGAGTGCGGGGCATACGACTTTGGCGACGGCATTGTGTGTGCGGATTGCAACGAACCTATTCCAAACGACAGCTGGGCGGATGTGAGCGCAGACGAACTGGCGGAGTTGGACTTCGCCGAAGAGTACGAGCTGCCGCCGGGCTTGCCATCGTGGGAATACGAGGTGATAAGGCTCGAATCGATCGCGGAAGACGACAAGCAGAACTACGCGCTGCAGCTTCTCAACAGCATGGGCGACAAGGGCTGGGAGCTAGTCAGCATCGAAGCGCCACCCGGTCAAGGCACGACACGTTTCGGCGTCTTCAAGCGAGCGTGGCTGGACTATTTTTAA
- a CDS encoding tetratricopeptide repeat protein produces MRQRSMRPSSLPLIVALALAATALAMTTACADSSPAVEALEAEAAYTRGVELREDRQLQNALREFNEALRLNPRYAEAYAARASVYYEFGDESNTISDLNSALRLNPEVAEAYYYRGLIYIDRGRSDDAVTNLTKALQLAPDFTDAYYNRARVYFALEDLDAALGDLSSALEIEADAARLYYLRAQVHLLAGDTERGISDIERTLELTNDEALAARAKELLALLR; encoded by the coding sequence ATGCGTCAACGAAGTATGCGTCCATCGTCGCTACCGCTAATCGTCGCTCTGGCATTGGCGGCAACAGCGTTGGCAATGACAACGGCGTGCGCAGATAGTTCCCCGGCGGTGGAAGCGCTGGAAGCGGAGGCGGCGTACACGCGCGGGGTGGAGTTGCGCGAAGACCGCCAGTTGCAAAATGCCCTCCGCGAGTTCAACGAGGCGCTGCGGCTAAATCCGCGCTACGCTGAAGCGTACGCGGCGCGCGCGTCCGTGTACTACGAATTCGGCGATGAATCGAACACCATATCAGACCTAAACTCGGCACTTCGCCTGAATCCGGAAGTCGCGGAGGCGTATTATTATCGCGGTCTGATCTACATCGACAGAGGCAGAAGCGATGATGCCGTAACCAATCTTACAAAGGCATTGCAACTCGCCCCCGATTTCACCGACGCATACTACAACCGTGCTCGTGTCTATTTCGCGCTGGAAGACTTAGATGCTGCGCTTGGCGACCTATCGTCAGCGCTTGAGATAGAGGCAGATGCGGCGCGGCTGTATTACTTGAGGGCGCAGGTGCACCTGCTCGCCGGCGATACGGAGCGCGGTATCTCCGACATCGAGCGCACGCTGGAATTGACCAATGACGAAGCGCTCGCCGCGCGTGCCAAGGAGCTGCTGGCGCTGCTGCGTTAG